Proteins from a single region of Oryza brachyantha chromosome 6, ObraRS2, whole genome shotgun sequence:
- the LOC102702575 gene encoding uncharacterized protein LOC102702575 isoform X2, with product MPCALEVTDRRPQSLSDTQCDRLGDHISNSSFSKFSSTKGHTIQKPEKRDITFATLSPRCNSDWKLVPFLSDIQDINKRSYFTSGTAGTESFQFPWPIIFYWLDYPNEKNMHDQIDHSKTFSSGSPPPGITLKQCQHRRKIKKPSTVLPPCNVLVNNSSKSVAAPVRSDSDILHDDGKAPRKNPKKKRNNKKGKHFRRGACKRLNLSSEIHCEENIDAASPVEVLTDLLVDKLSETSSSAGSLVKEAHFGEDNGGKNNEYVECRTKLNPSTLGSADMDGSGCTGSSTKTVGDIFSCKGVKYLIDGSNNSDNSEFLGSTFTEDGCPSMGKQSSNYEKSLCACVCNSNDATIYSMFNKLERDNTVNCSANNEVSDSCHPIGAHLSASPAEDSNGSFGSSSCCSKDVADSSSHTERVKCSSEACSSKTSLPVVPGRSRKKSRKTSNYGYLTATSGILGTNKNKHSGKYSSTSVWQKVEKLNVENTCKAVCMVDSGIQNKNAFENISKGTQHSLTRSMTTHNQSRKMCNQPSPDERIEMEHAKENDALNSYQEFSRYKHKKQTPFLYQQTGLSSNQGIQPSVSYHDPKNGIAMVPKNHFQQKNGLPMMQLIHDKDSSVATGVSSNCPAEGNGSSQSGVEKKAALASCNMNYYCAPQATYKETCKSTIQEDPHSSSTENEAISTNSNSRNMCVDPCPAEREENCHVKLTTENTPKQFGTLYSASGKCCKLYSAAAHVSQKWVAVSNKNIVQFNGSETSVDASVLTNGIPVSANFDVGANIPNFPASADNGINKLASEISDILNSSEHLDLRCQPCTDTSTDFKKIRQAVCDAHMAQQRVENVQVIFGRPLADFERFICSASPVLYCSTCPAGKDFCSQEWIKDGMCFHQSTNITLSRIWQWYEEPCCYGLEVKAQDFCRSKGLWNSRDQFTTYFVPYLSAVQLFGQAKRASTRRVDKEAAGMDVTSKISPCMSSLPILAKLLPQQLHETSSPSDLHTKCDQHGELIFEFFESEPPFSRRQLFEKINELISGVKPSNCQISGDPKSLELSLRDLHPTSWYCVAWYPIYRIPDGKFQAAFLTYHSLGHWILEGTSEQAGHTRAVLPVIGLQSYNDKGEWWFEVSRSSAEEAEWTEEESAWSEASQAVKERVRTLNEAAGVMSSANVVKEQGMCRNRHPDYGFFLSRQPRR from the exons ATGCCGTGTGCACTTGAAGTAACTGACAGAAGGCCACAGAGCTTATCAGATACTCAGTGTGACAGATTGGGCGATCATATTAGTAATAGTAGCTTTTCAAAGTTTAGCTCTACCAAG GGCCACACTATACAGAAGCCTGAGAAAAG GGACATCACATTTGCAACGCTTTCCCCTAGGTGCAATTCAGATTGGAAATTGGTTCCCTTTCTTTCTGACATACAAGACATCAACAAGAGAAGCTATTTCACATCAGGAACTGCTGGCACAGAGAGCTTTCAGTTCCCTTggccaataatattttactgGTTAGACTATCCAAATGAAAAGAACATGCACGATCAGATTGATCATTCTAAAACATTTTCCAGTGGAAGCCCACCACCAGGAATCACCTTAAAACAGTGTCAGCATAGGAGAAAAATCAAGAAACCATCGACCGTATTACCTCCCTGCAATGTGCTTGTAAATAATTCTTCCAAGTCTGTTGCTGCTCCTGTAAGATCTGATTCTGATATTCTGCATGATGATGGTAAGGCTCCAAGAAAGAAccctaaaaagaaaagaaacaacaagAAAGGAAAACACTTCAGGCGAGGAGCCTGCAAAAGGCTTAATTTGTCATCAGAAATCCATTGTGAAGAGAACATTGATGCTGCTTCTCCTGTTGAGGTTCTTACTGATTTGCTGGTTGATAAATTGTCAGAAACCTCATCCTCTGCTGGCTCATTGGTTAAAGAAGCCCATTTTGGCGAAGATAATGGTGGGAAGAACAATGAATACGTGGAATGTCGAACTAAATTGAACCCATCTACACTAGGAAGTGCTGATATGGATGGCTCTGGATGTACAGGTTCATCTACAAAGACAGTAGGCGATATATTTAGCTGCAAGGGTGTTAAATACTTGATTGATGGATCAAACAATTCTGATAATTCAGAATTCCTTGGATCCACTTTCACTGAAGATGGCTGTCCTTCCATGGGGAAACAAAGCAGCAATTACGAGAAATCACTGTGTGCGTGTGTTTGTAACTCTAATGATGCAACAATATATTCGATGTTTAACAAGTTGGAAAGGGACAACACTGTGAACTGCAGTGCCAACAATGAGGTGAGTGATTCATGCCATCCAATAGGGGCTCATTTAAGCGCAAGTCCTGCTGAAGATTCAAATGGTTCCTTTGGAAGCAGCTCATGCTGCTCAAAGGATGTTGCTGATAGCAGTAGTCATACTGAAAGAGTAAAGTGCAGCAGTGAAGCGTGCAGCAGCAAGACTTCCCTTCCAGTTGTTCCTGGGAgaagtagaaaaaaatcaagaaaaacatCTAACTATGGTTATTTGACTGCAACTAGTGGAATACTAGGCACTAATAAGAACAAGCACAGTGGTAAATACAGTTCAACTTCAGTGTGGCAAAAGGTAGAAAAACTTAATGTGGAGAATACATGTAAAGCAGTATGTATGGTTGATTCAGGTATTCAAAACAAGAATGCATTCGAAAACATTAGCAAGGGCACACAACATAGTCTAACAAGGTCAATGACAACACATAATCAGAGCAGAAAAATGTGTAATCAGCCTTCACCAGACGAGAGAATTGAAATGGAGCATGCCAAAGAAAATGATGCACTAAACTCATATCAAGAATTTTCCAGATACAAGcacaagaaacaaacaccATTTCTATACCAGCAAACAGGTTTATCTTCTAACCAGGGTATTCAGCCATCAGTAAGCTACCATGATCCTAAGAATGGTATCGCCATGGTGCCAAAGAATCACTTCCAACAGAAAAATGGATTGCCTATGATGCAGCTAATACATGACAAGGACTCCAGTGTTGCTACCGGAGTGAGCAGCAACTGCCCAGCTGAGGGAAATGGGAGCTCACAATCTGGTGTTGAGAAAAAAGCAGCACTCGCATCTTGCAACATGAATTATTATTGTGCCCCACAAGCTACATATAAGGAAACATGTAAATCAACCATTCAAGAGGATCCTCATTCTTCCTCAACCGAAAATGAGGCCATATCCACAAATTCAAATTCCAGGAACATGTGTGTGGATCCTTGCCCTGCAGAAAGGGAAGAAAATTGCCATGTGAAGTTGACAACAGAGAATACTCCTAAACAATTCGGTACCTTGTATTCTGCTTCTGGAAAATGTTGCAAGTTATATTCTGCTGCTGCACATGTTTCACAGAAATGGGTTGCTGTCtcgaataaaaatatagtccaATTCAATGGTTCAGAGACTTCTGTTGATGCCTCGGTTCTAACTAATGGTATTCCTGTTTCTGCTAACTTTGATGTTGGAGCCAATATTCCTAATTTTCCTGCATCAGCTGACAACGGAATCAACAAGTTGGCTTCTGAGATATCTGATATACTGAACTCGTCCGAACATCTTGATTTGAGATGCCAACCATGTACTGATACTAGTACTGATTTCAAGAAGATAAGACAAGCCGTTTGTGACGCTCACATGGCGCAACAGAGAGTGGAAAATGTCCAAGTTATCTTTGGCAGGCCTCTTGCTGATTTTGAGCGATTTATTTGCTCTGCTTCCCCGGTTCTGTACTGCAGCACTTGCCCTGCTGGCAAAGACTTCTGCTCACAGGAATGGATAAAAGATGGCATGTGCTTTCATCAGAGTACCAATATCACTCTAAGTAGAATTTGGCAGTGGTATGAAGAACCTTGCTGCTATGGTCTGGAAGTAAAGGCTCAAGATTTTTGTAGATCGAAAGGCTTGTGGAATAGTCGTGATCAGTTCACCACCTATTTTGTGCCATATTTATCTGCGGTTCAATTGTTTGGGCAAGCTAAGAGAGCTAGCACTAGAAGGGTTGACAAGGAAGCAGCTGGTATGGATGTTACATCTAAAATATCTCCATGTATGAGTTCTCTCCCTATCTTAGCGAAGCTTCTGCCACAGCAATTGCATGAAACAAGTAGCCCATCTGATTTGCATACTAAATGTGATCAGCATGGAGAGctcatatttgaattttttgaatctGAACCACCATTTTCGCGACGGCAGTTGTTTGAGAA GATAAATGAGCTGATTAGTGGTGTCAAACCGTCAAACTGCCAAATATCAGGAGATCCAAAGAGTTTGGAGCTCAGCCTGCGTGATCTTCATCCCACCTCTTG GTATTGTGTTGCATGGTATCCCATATACCGTATACCTGATGGTAAATTTCAGGCAGCGTTCTTAACATACCATTCTCTTGGGCACTGGATTCTGGAGGGCACATCAGAGCAGGCTGGTCACACTCGTGCAGTTTTGCCAGTCATAGGGCTTCAGTCTTACAATGACAAG GGGGAATGGTGGTTTGAGGTGAGTAGATCCAGTGCTGAAGAAGCAGAGTGGACAGAAGAAGAGTCAGCGTGGAGTGAAGCATCCCAGGCTGTGAAAGAGCGAGTGCGCACGCTGAATGAAGCCGCAGGAGTGATGTCAAGCGCAAATGTGGTCAAGGAGCAGGGCATGTGTAGAAACAGACATCCAGATTATGGCTTCTTCTTGTCTCGGCAACCTCGACGCTGA
- the LOC102702575 gene encoding uncharacterized protein LOC102702575 isoform X3, which produces MNCSTMALQQMPCALEVTDRRPQSLSDTQCDRLGDHISNSSFSKFSSTKGHTIQKPEKRDITFATLSPRCNSDWKLVPFLSDIQDINKRSYFTSGTAGTESFQFPWPIIFYWLDYPNEKNMHDQIDHSKTFSSGSPPPGITLKQCQHRRKIKKPSTVLPPCNVLVNNSSKSVAAPVRSDSDILHDDGKAPRKNPKKKRNNKKGKHFRRGACKRLNLSSEIHCEENIDAASPVEVLTDLLVDKLSETSSSAGSLVKEAHFGEDNGGKNNEYVECRTKLNPSTLGSADMDGSGCTGSSTKTVGDIFSCKGVKYLIDGSNNSDNSEFLGSTFTEDGCPSMGKQSSNYEKSLCACVCNSNDATIYSMFNKLERDNTVNCSANNEVSDSCHPIGAHLSASPAEDSNGSFGSSSCCSKDVADSSSHTERVKCSSEACSSKTSLPVVPGRSRKKSRKTSNYGYLTATSGILGTNKNKHSGKYSSTSVWQKVEKLNVENTCKAVCMVDSGIQNKNAFENISKGTQHSLTRSMTTHNQSRKMCNQPSPDERIEMEHAKENDALNSYQEFSRYKHKKQTPFLYQQTGLSSNQGIQPSVSYHDPKNGIAMVPKNHFQQKNGLPMMQLIHDKDSSVATGVSSNCPAEGNGSSQSGVEKKAALASCNMNYYCAPQATYKETCKSTIQEDPHSSSTENEAISTNSNSRNMCVDPCPAEREENCHVKLTTENTPKQFGTLYSASGKCCKLYSAAAHVSQKWVAVSNKNIVQFNGSETSVDASVLTNGIPVSANFDVGANIPNFPASADNGINKLASEISDILNSSEHLDLRCQPCTDTSTDFKKIRQAVCDAHMAQQRVENVQVIFGRPLADFERFICSASPVLYCSTCPAGKDFCSQEWIKDGMCFHQSTNITLSRIWQWYEEPCCYGLEVKAQDFCRSKGLWNSRDQFTTYFVPYLSAVQLFGQAKRASTRRVDKEAAGMDVTSKISPCMSSLPILAKLLPQQLHETSSPSDLHTKCDQHGELIFEFFESEPPFSRRQLFEKYCVAWYPIYRIPDGKFQAAFLTYHSLGHWILEGTSEQAGHTRAVLPVIGLQSYNDKGEWWFEVSRSSAEEAEWTEEESAWSEASQAVKERVRTLNEAAGVMSSANVVKEQGMCRNRHPDYGFFLSRQPRR; this is translated from the exons ATGAACTGTTCGACGATG GCTCTCCAGCAGATGCCGTGTGCACTTGAAGTAACTGACAGAAGGCCACAGAGCTTATCAGATACTCAGTGTGACAGATTGGGCGATCATATTAGTAATAGTAGCTTTTCAAAGTTTAGCTCTACCAAG GGCCACACTATACAGAAGCCTGAGAAAAG GGACATCACATTTGCAACGCTTTCCCCTAGGTGCAATTCAGATTGGAAATTGGTTCCCTTTCTTTCTGACATACAAGACATCAACAAGAGAAGCTATTTCACATCAGGAACTGCTGGCACAGAGAGCTTTCAGTTCCCTTggccaataatattttactgGTTAGACTATCCAAATGAAAAGAACATGCACGATCAGATTGATCATTCTAAAACATTTTCCAGTGGAAGCCCACCACCAGGAATCACCTTAAAACAGTGTCAGCATAGGAGAAAAATCAAGAAACCATCGACCGTATTACCTCCCTGCAATGTGCTTGTAAATAATTCTTCCAAGTCTGTTGCTGCTCCTGTAAGATCTGATTCTGATATTCTGCATGATGATGGTAAGGCTCCAAGAAAGAAccctaaaaagaaaagaaacaacaagAAAGGAAAACACTTCAGGCGAGGAGCCTGCAAAAGGCTTAATTTGTCATCAGAAATCCATTGTGAAGAGAACATTGATGCTGCTTCTCCTGTTGAGGTTCTTACTGATTTGCTGGTTGATAAATTGTCAGAAACCTCATCCTCTGCTGGCTCATTGGTTAAAGAAGCCCATTTTGGCGAAGATAATGGTGGGAAGAACAATGAATACGTGGAATGTCGAACTAAATTGAACCCATCTACACTAGGAAGTGCTGATATGGATGGCTCTGGATGTACAGGTTCATCTACAAAGACAGTAGGCGATATATTTAGCTGCAAGGGTGTTAAATACTTGATTGATGGATCAAACAATTCTGATAATTCAGAATTCCTTGGATCCACTTTCACTGAAGATGGCTGTCCTTCCATGGGGAAACAAAGCAGCAATTACGAGAAATCACTGTGTGCGTGTGTTTGTAACTCTAATGATGCAACAATATATTCGATGTTTAACAAGTTGGAAAGGGACAACACTGTGAACTGCAGTGCCAACAATGAGGTGAGTGATTCATGCCATCCAATAGGGGCTCATTTAAGCGCAAGTCCTGCTGAAGATTCAAATGGTTCCTTTGGAAGCAGCTCATGCTGCTCAAAGGATGTTGCTGATAGCAGTAGTCATACTGAAAGAGTAAAGTGCAGCAGTGAAGCGTGCAGCAGCAAGACTTCCCTTCCAGTTGTTCCTGGGAgaagtagaaaaaaatcaagaaaaacatCTAACTATGGTTATTTGACTGCAACTAGTGGAATACTAGGCACTAATAAGAACAAGCACAGTGGTAAATACAGTTCAACTTCAGTGTGGCAAAAGGTAGAAAAACTTAATGTGGAGAATACATGTAAAGCAGTATGTATGGTTGATTCAGGTATTCAAAACAAGAATGCATTCGAAAACATTAGCAAGGGCACACAACATAGTCTAACAAGGTCAATGACAACACATAATCAGAGCAGAAAAATGTGTAATCAGCCTTCACCAGACGAGAGAATTGAAATGGAGCATGCCAAAGAAAATGATGCACTAAACTCATATCAAGAATTTTCCAGATACAAGcacaagaaacaaacaccATTTCTATACCAGCAAACAGGTTTATCTTCTAACCAGGGTATTCAGCCATCAGTAAGCTACCATGATCCTAAGAATGGTATCGCCATGGTGCCAAAGAATCACTTCCAACAGAAAAATGGATTGCCTATGATGCAGCTAATACATGACAAGGACTCCAGTGTTGCTACCGGAGTGAGCAGCAACTGCCCAGCTGAGGGAAATGGGAGCTCACAATCTGGTGTTGAGAAAAAAGCAGCACTCGCATCTTGCAACATGAATTATTATTGTGCCCCACAAGCTACATATAAGGAAACATGTAAATCAACCATTCAAGAGGATCCTCATTCTTCCTCAACCGAAAATGAGGCCATATCCACAAATTCAAATTCCAGGAACATGTGTGTGGATCCTTGCCCTGCAGAAAGGGAAGAAAATTGCCATGTGAAGTTGACAACAGAGAATACTCCTAAACAATTCGGTACCTTGTATTCTGCTTCTGGAAAATGTTGCAAGTTATATTCTGCTGCTGCACATGTTTCACAGAAATGGGTTGCTGTCtcgaataaaaatatagtccaATTCAATGGTTCAGAGACTTCTGTTGATGCCTCGGTTCTAACTAATGGTATTCCTGTTTCTGCTAACTTTGATGTTGGAGCCAATATTCCTAATTTTCCTGCATCAGCTGACAACGGAATCAACAAGTTGGCTTCTGAGATATCTGATATACTGAACTCGTCCGAACATCTTGATTTGAGATGCCAACCATGTACTGATACTAGTACTGATTTCAAGAAGATAAGACAAGCCGTTTGTGACGCTCACATGGCGCAACAGAGAGTGGAAAATGTCCAAGTTATCTTTGGCAGGCCTCTTGCTGATTTTGAGCGATTTATTTGCTCTGCTTCCCCGGTTCTGTACTGCAGCACTTGCCCTGCTGGCAAAGACTTCTGCTCACAGGAATGGATAAAAGATGGCATGTGCTTTCATCAGAGTACCAATATCACTCTAAGTAGAATTTGGCAGTGGTATGAAGAACCTTGCTGCTATGGTCTGGAAGTAAAGGCTCAAGATTTTTGTAGATCGAAAGGCTTGTGGAATAGTCGTGATCAGTTCACCACCTATTTTGTGCCATATTTATCTGCGGTTCAATTGTTTGGGCAAGCTAAGAGAGCTAGCACTAGAAGGGTTGACAAGGAAGCAGCTGGTATGGATGTTACATCTAAAATATCTCCATGTATGAGTTCTCTCCCTATCTTAGCGAAGCTTCTGCCACAGCAATTGCATGAAACAAGTAGCCCATCTGATTTGCATACTAAATGTGATCAGCATGGAGAGctcatatttgaattttttgaatctGAACCACCATTTTCGCGACGGCAGTTGTTTGAGAA GTATTGTGTTGCATGGTATCCCATATACCGTATACCTGATGGTAAATTTCAGGCAGCGTTCTTAACATACCATTCTCTTGGGCACTGGATTCTGGAGGGCACATCAGAGCAGGCTGGTCACACTCGTGCAGTTTTGCCAGTCATAGGGCTTCAGTCTTACAATGACAAG GGGGAATGGTGGTTTGAGGTGAGTAGATCCAGTGCTGAAGAAGCAGAGTGGACAGAAGAAGAGTCAGCGTGGAGTGAAGCATCCCAGGCTGTGAAAGAGCGAGTGCGCACGCTGAATGAAGCCGCAGGAGTGATGTCAAGCGCAAATGTGGTCAAGGAGCAGGGCATGTGTAGAAACAGACATCCAGATTATGGCTTCTTCTTGTCTCGGCAACCTCGACGCTGA
- the LOC102702575 gene encoding uncharacterized protein LOC102702575 isoform X1 — translation MNCSTMALQQMPCALEVTDRRPQSLSDTQCDRLGDHISNSSFSKFSSTKGHTIQKPEKRDITFATLSPRCNSDWKLVPFLSDIQDINKRSYFTSGTAGTESFQFPWPIIFYWLDYPNEKNMHDQIDHSKTFSSGSPPPGITLKQCQHRRKIKKPSTVLPPCNVLVNNSSKSVAAPVRSDSDILHDDGKAPRKNPKKKRNNKKGKHFRRGACKRLNLSSEIHCEENIDAASPVEVLTDLLVDKLSETSSSAGSLVKEAHFGEDNGGKNNEYVECRTKLNPSTLGSADMDGSGCTGSSTKTVGDIFSCKGVKYLIDGSNNSDNSEFLGSTFTEDGCPSMGKQSSNYEKSLCACVCNSNDATIYSMFNKLERDNTVNCSANNEVSDSCHPIGAHLSASPAEDSNGSFGSSSCCSKDVADSSSHTERVKCSSEACSSKTSLPVVPGRSRKKSRKTSNYGYLTATSGILGTNKNKHSGKYSSTSVWQKVEKLNVENTCKAVCMVDSGIQNKNAFENISKGTQHSLTRSMTTHNQSRKMCNQPSPDERIEMEHAKENDALNSYQEFSRYKHKKQTPFLYQQTGLSSNQGIQPSVSYHDPKNGIAMVPKNHFQQKNGLPMMQLIHDKDSSVATGVSSNCPAEGNGSSQSGVEKKAALASCNMNYYCAPQATYKETCKSTIQEDPHSSSTENEAISTNSNSRNMCVDPCPAEREENCHVKLTTENTPKQFGTLYSASGKCCKLYSAAAHVSQKWVAVSNKNIVQFNGSETSVDASVLTNGIPVSANFDVGANIPNFPASADNGINKLASEISDILNSSEHLDLRCQPCTDTSTDFKKIRQAVCDAHMAQQRVENVQVIFGRPLADFERFICSASPVLYCSTCPAGKDFCSQEWIKDGMCFHQSTNITLSRIWQWYEEPCCYGLEVKAQDFCRSKGLWNSRDQFTTYFVPYLSAVQLFGQAKRASTRRVDKEAAGMDVTSKISPCMSSLPILAKLLPQQLHETSSPSDLHTKCDQHGELIFEFFESEPPFSRRQLFEKINELISGVKPSNCQISGDPKSLELSLRDLHPTSWYCVAWYPIYRIPDGKFQAAFLTYHSLGHWILEGTSEQAGHTRAVLPVIGLQSYNDKGEWWFEVSRSSAEEAEWTEEESAWSEASQAVKERVRTLNEAAGVMSSANVVKEQGMCRNRHPDYGFFLSRQPRR, via the exons ATGAACTGTTCGACGATG GCTCTCCAGCAGATGCCGTGTGCACTTGAAGTAACTGACAGAAGGCCACAGAGCTTATCAGATACTCAGTGTGACAGATTGGGCGATCATATTAGTAATAGTAGCTTTTCAAAGTTTAGCTCTACCAAG GGCCACACTATACAGAAGCCTGAGAAAAG GGACATCACATTTGCAACGCTTTCCCCTAGGTGCAATTCAGATTGGAAATTGGTTCCCTTTCTTTCTGACATACAAGACATCAACAAGAGAAGCTATTTCACATCAGGAACTGCTGGCACAGAGAGCTTTCAGTTCCCTTggccaataatattttactgGTTAGACTATCCAAATGAAAAGAACATGCACGATCAGATTGATCATTCTAAAACATTTTCCAGTGGAAGCCCACCACCAGGAATCACCTTAAAACAGTGTCAGCATAGGAGAAAAATCAAGAAACCATCGACCGTATTACCTCCCTGCAATGTGCTTGTAAATAATTCTTCCAAGTCTGTTGCTGCTCCTGTAAGATCTGATTCTGATATTCTGCATGATGATGGTAAGGCTCCAAGAAAGAAccctaaaaagaaaagaaacaacaagAAAGGAAAACACTTCAGGCGAGGAGCCTGCAAAAGGCTTAATTTGTCATCAGAAATCCATTGTGAAGAGAACATTGATGCTGCTTCTCCTGTTGAGGTTCTTACTGATTTGCTGGTTGATAAATTGTCAGAAACCTCATCCTCTGCTGGCTCATTGGTTAAAGAAGCCCATTTTGGCGAAGATAATGGTGGGAAGAACAATGAATACGTGGAATGTCGAACTAAATTGAACCCATCTACACTAGGAAGTGCTGATATGGATGGCTCTGGATGTACAGGTTCATCTACAAAGACAGTAGGCGATATATTTAGCTGCAAGGGTGTTAAATACTTGATTGATGGATCAAACAATTCTGATAATTCAGAATTCCTTGGATCCACTTTCACTGAAGATGGCTGTCCTTCCATGGGGAAACAAAGCAGCAATTACGAGAAATCACTGTGTGCGTGTGTTTGTAACTCTAATGATGCAACAATATATTCGATGTTTAACAAGTTGGAAAGGGACAACACTGTGAACTGCAGTGCCAACAATGAGGTGAGTGATTCATGCCATCCAATAGGGGCTCATTTAAGCGCAAGTCCTGCTGAAGATTCAAATGGTTCCTTTGGAAGCAGCTCATGCTGCTCAAAGGATGTTGCTGATAGCAGTAGTCATACTGAAAGAGTAAAGTGCAGCAGTGAAGCGTGCAGCAGCAAGACTTCCCTTCCAGTTGTTCCTGGGAgaagtagaaaaaaatcaagaaaaacatCTAACTATGGTTATTTGACTGCAACTAGTGGAATACTAGGCACTAATAAGAACAAGCACAGTGGTAAATACAGTTCAACTTCAGTGTGGCAAAAGGTAGAAAAACTTAATGTGGAGAATACATGTAAAGCAGTATGTATGGTTGATTCAGGTATTCAAAACAAGAATGCATTCGAAAACATTAGCAAGGGCACACAACATAGTCTAACAAGGTCAATGACAACACATAATCAGAGCAGAAAAATGTGTAATCAGCCTTCACCAGACGAGAGAATTGAAATGGAGCATGCCAAAGAAAATGATGCACTAAACTCATATCAAGAATTTTCCAGATACAAGcacaagaaacaaacaccATTTCTATACCAGCAAACAGGTTTATCTTCTAACCAGGGTATTCAGCCATCAGTAAGCTACCATGATCCTAAGAATGGTATCGCCATGGTGCCAAAGAATCACTTCCAACAGAAAAATGGATTGCCTATGATGCAGCTAATACATGACAAGGACTCCAGTGTTGCTACCGGAGTGAGCAGCAACTGCCCAGCTGAGGGAAATGGGAGCTCACAATCTGGTGTTGAGAAAAAAGCAGCACTCGCATCTTGCAACATGAATTATTATTGTGCCCCACAAGCTACATATAAGGAAACATGTAAATCAACCATTCAAGAGGATCCTCATTCTTCCTCAACCGAAAATGAGGCCATATCCACAAATTCAAATTCCAGGAACATGTGTGTGGATCCTTGCCCTGCAGAAAGGGAAGAAAATTGCCATGTGAAGTTGACAACAGAGAATACTCCTAAACAATTCGGTACCTTGTATTCTGCTTCTGGAAAATGTTGCAAGTTATATTCTGCTGCTGCACATGTTTCACAGAAATGGGTTGCTGTCtcgaataaaaatatagtccaATTCAATGGTTCAGAGACTTCTGTTGATGCCTCGGTTCTAACTAATGGTATTCCTGTTTCTGCTAACTTTGATGTTGGAGCCAATATTCCTAATTTTCCTGCATCAGCTGACAACGGAATCAACAAGTTGGCTTCTGAGATATCTGATATACTGAACTCGTCCGAACATCTTGATTTGAGATGCCAACCATGTACTGATACTAGTACTGATTTCAAGAAGATAAGACAAGCCGTTTGTGACGCTCACATGGCGCAACAGAGAGTGGAAAATGTCCAAGTTATCTTTGGCAGGCCTCTTGCTGATTTTGAGCGATTTATTTGCTCTGCTTCCCCGGTTCTGTACTGCAGCACTTGCCCTGCTGGCAAAGACTTCTGCTCACAGGAATGGATAAAAGATGGCATGTGCTTTCATCAGAGTACCAATATCACTCTAAGTAGAATTTGGCAGTGGTATGAAGAACCTTGCTGCTATGGTCTGGAAGTAAAGGCTCAAGATTTTTGTAGATCGAAAGGCTTGTGGAATAGTCGTGATCAGTTCACCACCTATTTTGTGCCATATTTATCTGCGGTTCAATTGTTTGGGCAAGCTAAGAGAGCTAGCACTAGAAGGGTTGACAAGGAAGCAGCTGGTATGGATGTTACATCTAAAATATCTCCATGTATGAGTTCTCTCCCTATCTTAGCGAAGCTTCTGCCACAGCAATTGCATGAAACAAGTAGCCCATCTGATTTGCATACTAAATGTGATCAGCATGGAGAGctcatatttgaattttttgaatctGAACCACCATTTTCGCGACGGCAGTTGTTTGAGAA GATAAATGAGCTGATTAGTGGTGTCAAACCGTCAAACTGCCAAATATCAGGAGATCCAAAGAGTTTGGAGCTCAGCCTGCGTGATCTTCATCCCACCTCTTG GTATTGTGTTGCATGGTATCCCATATACCGTATACCTGATGGTAAATTTCAGGCAGCGTTCTTAACATACCATTCTCTTGGGCACTGGATTCTGGAGGGCACATCAGAGCAGGCTGGTCACACTCGTGCAGTTTTGCCAGTCATAGGGCTTCAGTCTTACAATGACAAG GGGGAATGGTGGTTTGAGGTGAGTAGATCCAGTGCTGAAGAAGCAGAGTGGACAGAAGAAGAGTCAGCGTGGAGTGAAGCATCCCAGGCTGTGAAAGAGCGAGTGCGCACGCTGAATGAAGCCGCAGGAGTGATGTCAAGCGCAAATGTGGTCAAGGAGCAGGGCATGTGTAGAAACAGACATCCAGATTATGGCTTCTTCTTGTCTCGGCAACCTCGACGCTGA